A genomic window from Purpureocillium takamizusanense chromosome 2, complete sequence includes:
- the sec1 gene encoding syntaxin binding protein 1 (COG:U~EggNog:ENOG503NVK8~BUSCO:EOG09261ZJR), protein MGLSVIQEQHDVIIQEIKNITQGDWKCLIVDETSRKILDNAVKEDDVLNNNIATIERIESRREPNPEMDAIYLLSPEPHIVDCLLADFERRRYRRAFLVWTNLLDPNLRRRIDEFPGIRQLRASSKTLFIDFYPRESHLITFRDPWSFPMLYHPACNSLVPKHMQQLAQRIAGICITMGEYPKVRYYRPKNAMHEASVLCSHLARFVQEELDGYAHWDPNFPPPSNRPQANLVITDRSMDLMAPLVHEFTYQAMAADLLPIKDGDKVTFHTTVNAGAPDAQEKDMELSEKDKIWVDNRHRHMKDTIDKLMGDFQKFLDQNPHFTNEDADPTNLNTIRDMLAGLPQFQEMKEAYSLHLTMAQECMNTFQHNKLMDIASIEQTMSTGLDEDYRKPKNVCESVVRLLDDDAVLPSDRLRLVIIYVLYRGGVILEDIQKLLIHASLPPQDAEVAANMELLGGKTSHALKEPRQVPPPLFPRDPKAQQPSEEYSLSRFEPVLKSMLDALSKGTLDQTVFPYVKPPMDPNEDLLVAQGGSLRAGRPNWAAAGRRPPENRQRIFVFMAGGATYSESRACYDIGNLRSRDIILATSHMLTPQLFIRQVSDLSRDKRQLDLPMERPKPRAPAHLFERPAPPPPGPGTVGVGGAPQRMGAGPGRPLNSGLPTRPGPGSGPGPGPVPPTQAMGAMNINAPGPRPKSAVAPEPPKHEDGKLHKEKKRRNFLGMKK, encoded by the exons ATGGGGCTGTCCGTAATTCAAGAGCAGCACGATG TCATCATACAGGAGATCAAGAACATTACCCAGGGCGAC TGGAAATGTCTGATAGTCGACGAGACCTCCAGGAAGATTCTCGACAATGCAGTCAAGGAGGATGACGTTCTCAACAATAATATAGCTA CCATCGAGCGCATCGAAAGTCGTCGCGAGCCAAACCCTGAGATGGATGCTATATATCTGCTCTCCCCCGAACCACACATTGTCGACTGTCTCCTGGCCGACTTCGAGCGAAGGCGGTACCGCAGGGCCTTCTTGGTCTGGACGAACCTCCTAGACCCCAATCTCAGGAGGCGCATCGACGAGTTTCCCGGCATCAGGCAGCTGCGCGCAAGCTCAAAGACGCTGTTCATCGACTTCTATCCCAGAGAGTCGCACCTGATCACGTTTCGCGACCCCTGGAGCTTCCCGATGCTCTACCACCCGGCGTGCAACTCGCTCGTCCCGAAACacatgcagcagctggcgcaAAGG ATTGCTGGCATTTGCATAACAATGGGCGAGTATCCTAAAGTACGCTACTACCGACCCAAAAACGCCATGCACGAGGCCAGCGTTCTTTGTTCGCACTTGGCACGGTTCGTCCAGGAGGAGCTTGACGGATACGCGCACTGGGACCCGAAtttcccgccgccctcgaacCGACCGCAAGCTAATCTCGTCATAACGGACCGCTCCATGGACCTCATGGCCCCACTGGTGCACGAGTTCACCTACCAAGCCATGGCGGCAGATCTCCTCCCCATCAAGGATGGTGACAAGGTCACCTTCCATACCACTGTCAACGCAGGCGCGCCAGATGCTCAGGAAAAGGACATGGAGCTGAGTGAAAAGGACAAGATCTGGGTCGACAATCGGCACCGGCACATGAAGGACACCATCGACAAGCTCATGGGGGATTTCCAAAAGTTCCTTGACCAGAACCCACACTTTACCAACGAAGATGCCGATCCGACGAACCTCAACACCATCCGAGACATGCTGGCAGGTCTCCCGCAGTTTCAAGAGATGAAGGAGGCGTACTCGCTTCATCTCACCATGGCACAGGAGTGCATGAACACGTTTCAGCACAACAAGCTCATGGACATTGCTTCGATTGAACAGACAATGTCCACCGGCTTAGATGAGGACTACAGGAAGCCCAAGAACGTTTGCGAATCCGTCGTCCGCCTATTAGATGACGACGCTGTGTTGCCGTCGGACCGTCTGCGACTCGTCATCATCTACGTTCTGtaccgcggcggcgtcattTTAGAGGACATTCAGAAGCTGCTGATCCATGCGTCTCTGCCCCCGCAAGACGCGGAGGTTGCTGCGAACATggagcttctcggcggcaaGACCTCACATGCGCTGAAAGAGCCGCGGCAAGTTCCACCGCCACTGTTCCCCCGGGATCCCAAGGCCCAACAACCGAGTGAAGAGTATAGTCTCTCGCGCTTCGAGCCGGTCCTGAAGTCGATGCTGGACGCCCTTTCCAAAGGGACCCTGGACCAAACCGTGTTCCCTTATGTCAAACCACCGATGGACCCGAATGAAGACTTGCTGGTTGCACAAGGCGGCTCGCTCCGCGCCGGACGGCCGAACTgggcagccgccggccggcgaccTCCCGAGAATCGCCAGCGCATCTTCGTCTtcatggctggcggcgcgacaTACAGCGAGAGCCGCGCATGCTACGACATCGGCAACCTGCGTAGCCGGGACATCATCCTCGCCACCTCGCATATGCTCACGCCACAACTCTTTATCCGCCAGGTTAGTGACCTGAGCCGTGACAAGCGGCAACTCGACCTCCCCATGGAGCGACCCAAGCCCCGTGCCCCCGCGCATCTTTTTGAGCGCCctgctccgcctcctcccggTCCTGGCActgtcggtgtcggcggtgccCCCCAGCGCATGGGTGCCGGGCCCGGCAGACCACTCAACTCTGGGTTGCCAACCCGACCAGGCCCTGGTTcgggccccggccccggccccgtTCCGCCGACACAGGCCATGGGGGCCATGAATATCAACGCCCCAGGTCCGCGGCCCAAGTCTGCGGTTGCCCCAGAACCGCCGAAGCATGAAGACGGCAAGCTGCACAAGGAAAAGAAGCGGAGGAACTTTTTGGGTATGAAGAAGTAG